One window from the genome of Bradyrhizobium xenonodulans encodes:
- a CDS encoding TIR domain-containing protein gives MSRMTYGQSKKRNVFFSFHYADVMQVNNVRKSGEFKQTSSDTGRSIEGFNDYSLWESRRLNGDDALKRLIREGVQNTSVVCVLVGSKT, from the coding sequence ATGAGCAGGATGACGTACGGACAATCGAAGAAGCGGAACGTCTTCTTCTCTTTCCACTATGCTGACGTCATGCAAGTGAATAACGTTCGGAAGTCCGGCGAGTTTAAGCAGACATCGTCCGACACTGGCCGTTCGATCGAGGGGTTCAACGACTACAGCCTTTGGGAGAGTCGTCGTCTGAATGGTGATGACGCACTCAAACGCCTCATCCGCGAAGGAGTTCAGAATACCTCCGTCGTGTGCGTTCTGGT